A genomic region of Persephonella marina EX-H1 contains the following coding sequences:
- the rpmI gene encoding 50S ribosomal protein L35, whose translation MAKVKMKTNKTAAKRFKVTAKGKIKYWKGGVSHYNTKKSSKRKRQGRKADYVPENIADRVKQLIPYQV comes from the coding sequence ATGGCTAAAGTTAAGATGAAAACAAACAAAACAGCTGCTAAAAGATTTAAAGTTACAGCTAAAGGAAAGATAAAATACTGGAAAGGTGGTGTTTCACACTACAACACAAAGAAATCAAGCAAGAGAAAAAGACAGGGAAGAAAGGCTGACTATGTTCCTGAAAACATAGCAGACAGAGTCAAACAGTTAATACCTTACCAGGTTTAA
- the pheS gene encoding phenylalanine--tRNA ligase subunit alpha, whose translation MGLKEDLKALEEEAKKLIEEASDIGKLNDIRVNYLGKKGKIKSILKTLGKLSPEERKEIGQLANRIKDELEEALKEKTELLKKKALEEELRKNRIDITLPPQWIESGSSHPVISTLIEISQIFISMGFSVAEGPEVEKEKYNFDMLNIPPDHPARDMQDTFFLNNGDILRTHTSPVQIRTMLKHKPPIAVIAPGRVYRKDADPTHSPMFHQIEGLLVDRDVTFRDLKGILKIFLESVFGKDTKIRFRPSYFPFTEPSAEVDIGCTVCGGKGCRVCKGTGWLEILGCGMVDPEVFKAVGIDPEEYTGFAFGLGIERIAMLKYRITDIRLLFTGDMRFNQQFKGIR comes from the coding sequence TTGGGGCTTAAAGAGGATCTGAAAGCTTTAGAAGAAGAGGCTAAAAAACTTATAGAAGAAGCATCAGATATAGGCAAACTTAATGATATAAGGGTAAACTACCTTGGAAAGAAAGGTAAGATAAAGTCTATACTGAAAACACTGGGAAAGCTGTCTCCTGAGGAAAGAAAGGAGATAGGACAGCTTGCAAACAGGATAAAAGATGAGCTAGAGGAAGCTCTTAAAGAAAAAACCGAGTTACTGAAGAAAAAGGCTTTAGAGGAAGAGCTAAGAAAAAACAGGATAGATATAACTCTTCCTCCACAATGGATAGAGTCTGGAAGCTCTCATCCAGTTATATCAACGCTTATAGAGATATCCCAGATATTCATATCAATGGGATTCTCTGTTGCTGAAGGACCAGAGGTTGAAAAAGAAAAGTACAACTTTGATATGCTGAACATCCCACCGGACCATCCTGCAAGGGATATGCAGGACACATTCTTCCTGAACAATGGGGATATCCTCAGAACACACACATCCCCTGTTCAGATAAGAACGATGCTTAAACATAAACCTCCTATAGCTGTGATAGCTCCGGGAAGGGTATACAGGAAGGATGCAGATCCAACACACTCCCCAATGTTCCACCAGATAGAAGGACTTCTGGTTGACAGGGATGTTACATTCAGAGATCTGAAAGGTATTCTTAAGATATTCTTAGAGTCCGTTTTTGGGAAGGACACAAAGATAAGGTTCAGACCGAGCTACTTCCCATTTACAGAACCTTCTGCAGAAGTTGATATAGGATGTACCGTATGTGGTGGAAAGGGATGTAGAGTATGTAAGGGGACAGGATGGCTTGAGATTCTTGGATGTGGAATGGTTGATCCTGAAGTATTTAAAGCTGTTGGTATAGACCCTGAAGAGTACACAGGATTTGCTTTCGGTCTTGGTATTGAAAGAATAGCAATGCTCAAATACAGAATCACAGATATAAGACTTCTGTTTACAGGTGATATGAGATTTAATCAGCAGTTTAAGGGGATAAGATGA
- a CDS encoding 5-formyltetrahydrofolate cyclo-ligase, which yields MKQRVREELLQKRRRYEKAEEDALKIKDRFLQLEEVQRANSILLYYPHKNEVNTLPIIEELLKTKKVVLLPKVKDHDIIPIQISDLSGLKRGYAGILEPEGEAFPVEDIDIVVVPAVAYDLRGHRLGYGKGYYDRLLKRIKGLKVGLAYDFQVVEKLPVESHDVPVDLIITPTRTINTKGGM from the coding sequence TTGAAACAGAGAGTTAGAGAAGAGTTACTTCAAAAAAGAAGAAGATATGAGAAGGCTGAAGAGGATGCCTTAAAAATAAAAGATAGGTTTCTTCAGCTGGAAGAGGTTCAGAGGGCAAACTCTATCCTTCTGTACTACCCTCATAAAAATGAGGTAAACACACTTCCAATAATAGAAGAACTTCTAAAAACAAAAAAGGTTGTTCTTCTTCCAAAGGTTAAGGATCACGATATAATCCCCATCCAGATCTCAGACCTATCAGGCTTAAAGAGAGGATATGCAGGCATATTAGAGCCTGAAGGAGAAGCTTTTCCTGTAGAAGATATCGATATAGTTGTTGTTCCTGCTGTAGCTTATGACCTTAGAGGTCACAGACTCGGCTACGGAAAAGGCTACTACGACAGGCTTTTAAAGAGGATAAAGGGTCTCAAGGTGGGACTTGCTTACGACTTCCAGGTTGTTGAAAAGCTCCCTGTGGAATCTCACGACGTACCTGTTGATCTTATTATCACTCCCACCAGAACAATTAATACGAAAGGAGGAATGTGA
- a CDS encoding tetratricopeptide repeat protein has translation MGKILIILLITVGLSFGLTEQEKDRLLMLIQGLYKDKVYSLAAKKAQEYLDKTDPDDPYREKVFILQLQAYIKEGNKEKVLSMIDRVNSYNFSEETKKRVYATVLSFFEKNPDEKAEVLKRIIRYTEGYERKKLLEKLAAIYYKNKRWAKILELPPEKELNLLKLIALYKMGRYMDVIKETERMEKYLPDQKDDVLYYRALAFFKLGREDKAASYMEAITFKTPEVIKFLSGYYFKRKKYLIAEKYLRLLTLEKGYKDYAFYMLGVIEDQGKRYKKAAEYYKKASEFKTRYGDLARKRILQLKKAGVIDTEGKTYYSVRVILFYSEKRAKKFIKRYGLEECFTKPYKKYIAVYCGMYQTKKEAVKEKKRLMEKGLKDVIIEKIKI, from the coding sequence ATGGGAAAGATATTAATCATTCTGCTTATTACTGTAGGTTTAAGTTTTGGTCTGACAGAGCAGGAGAAAGACCGTCTTCTTATGCTTATTCAGGGTCTTTATAAGGATAAGGTCTACTCACTGGCAGCTAAAAAAGCCCAGGAATACCTTGATAAAACAGATCCAGATGATCCTTACAGGGAGAAGGTTTTTATATTACAGCTTCAGGCTTATATAAAGGAAGGGAATAAGGAAAAAGTACTGTCTATGATAGACAGGGTAAACAGTTATAACTTCTCTGAGGAAACAAAAAAGAGGGTTTATGCTACAGTTTTAAGCTTTTTTGAGAAAAATCCGGATGAGAAAGCAGAGGTTCTTAAAAGAATTATAAGATACACAGAAGGTTACGAGAGAAAAAAGCTTCTTGAAAAACTGGCTGCTATTTACTACAAGAACAAGAGATGGGCGAAGATCTTAGAACTTCCACCGGAGAAAGAACTTAATCTGTTGAAACTTATCGCCCTTTATAAAATGGGAAGGTATATGGATGTTATAAAAGAGACTGAGAGGATGGAAAAGTATCTTCCTGATCAGAAAGATGATGTTCTTTACTACAGGGCTCTTGCATTTTTCAAACTTGGGAGAGAGGATAAGGCGGCTTCCTACATGGAGGCTATAACATTTAAAACCCCTGAGGTTATAAAATTTCTGTCAGGTTATTACTTTAAAAGGAAAAAGTATCTGATCGCAGAGAAGTATCTCAGGCTTCTCACCCTTGAGAAGGGATATAAGGATTACGCTTTTTATATGTTAGGTGTTATTGAGGATCAGGGAAAGAGATACAAAAAAGCTGCCGAGTATTACAAAAAAGCATCGGAGTTTAAGACAAGATACGGAGATCTTGCGAGAAAGAGGATACTACAGCTTAAGAAAGCAGGTGTTATAGATACAGAAGGTAAAACCTATTACTCTGTAAGGGTTATCCTATTTTACTCTGAGAAAAGGGCTAAGAAATTTATAAAGAGATATGGTCTTGAAGAATGTTTTACAAAGCCTTACAAAAAGTATATAGCCGTTTACTGTGGGATGTATCAGACAAAGAAAGAGGCCGTAAAAGAGAAGAAAAGATTAATGGAGAAAGGTCTGAAGGACGTTATAATTGAGAAGATAAAAATATAA
- a CDS encoding cytochrome c — protein MGRIILIFLIFVVTASAGNIRLKEPPKELGKYYPPNSEGYPFVSLMHTLSLSLTGTVVSVQEKDWKNAEKWALKLKKNYLKIGDKVKKWDKLLKKEAVNNLVLSVKKRDVKGFKQNLQIVGKSCVQCHKNYKISARILYRFPSFHTVSIEDPVSELDIDFHDYMKKMTDDMKKLKIYIFDGKKKRALKSGTRFIKRFEALKQSCSDCHSGKASESLYFGGKVKEGLSMVKNGLRKGEREKIFKGLRLIGVFNCTKCHNTHIIQAELQERFKKR, from the coding sequence ATGGGCAGGATTATTTTAATATTTCTCATCTTTGTCGTAACAGCTTCAGCAGGTAACATCAGGCTCAAAGAACCGCCTAAGGAACTTGGAAAGTACTACCCGCCAAACTCTGAAGGATATCCGTTTGTTTCCTTGATGCACACGCTTTCACTTTCTCTGACAGGAACTGTTGTTTCTGTTCAGGAAAAAGACTGGAAAAATGCTGAGAAATGGGCTTTAAAACTTAAGAAAAACTATCTGAAGATAGGTGATAAGGTGAAAAAATGGGATAAACTTCTTAAGAAAGAGGCTGTAAATAATCTTGTCTTATCTGTTAAAAAGAGGGATGTTAAAGGATTTAAGCAGAACTTGCAGATTGTAGGCAAGAGCTGTGTTCAGTGTCACAAAAACTATAAGATATCTGCAAGGATACTTTACAGATTCCCTTCATTTCATACCGTCTCTATAGAGGATCCTGTTTCAGAACTTGATATTGATTTCCATGATTATATGAAAAAGATGACAGACGATATGAAAAAGTTAAAGATATACATTTTTGACGGTAAGAAAAAAAGAGCTTTGAAATCTGGAACCAGATTTATTAAAAGGTTTGAGGCTTTAAAGCAGTCCTGCAGCGACTGCCACTCAGGTAAAGCTTCTGAGAGTCTTTACTTCGGTGGTAAGGTTAAGGAAGGCCTGTCTATGGTAAAAAATGGATTGAGAAAGGGAGAAAGGGAGAAGATATTCAAAGGGCTGAGACTTATAGGCGTCTTTAACTGTACAAAATGCCACAACACCCATATCATACAGGCTGAACTACAGGAGAGATTTAAAAAGAGATGA
- the rny gene encoding ribonuclease Y produces MVEIVVGISALAVGTAAGFAACKATVGKTLKEKERKAEEIIKNKEEIEREARRKAEEIIKEFEAEAKRKAEEIVREAESLKQQQEIIIEKEILKRKQELEKELKSEREELQNLEKTLMSREAQLEKRLARLEHREEELDKKWDEIKKLEEEIRSIQKEIEEKEAKLKAAEEQYMLELQRIASMTKEEAREELLRKVEEEAKLEAAKLMKEIEEEARKEAEKEAKWNLVTAIQRLAPEITTSHTISVVDLPSNDLKGRIIGREGRNIRAFEMETGVDLIIDDTPDIVTISSFDPLRREIAKRSLERLIADGRIHPGRIEEIVTKVKDEMESHIRKLGEETCLELGFTDVHPELFYYIGKLYYRTSYTQNVLLHTKEVAHLAGIMAAELGLDEKAAKRGGLMHDVGKSISHEVGGSHSKVGAELAKRYGEPDVVINAILYHHNDEPARYPEAVLVAAADALSAARPGARREALQSYINRLEKIEAIVNSFENVEKSFAIQAGREVRIIVNAEKLSDEEAYMLTKEIAKRIEKEVEFPGQIKITTIRESRFIEVAK; encoded by the coding sequence ATGGTAGAGATAGTTGTTGGTATATCAGCTTTAGCTGTTGGAACGGCAGCGGGATTTGCTGCGTGTAAAGCAACTGTTGGAAAAACACTCAAAGAGAAGGAAAGAAAAGCTGAAGAGATAATAAAAAATAAGGAGGAGATAGAGAGGGAAGCAAGAAGAAAGGCTGAAGAGATAATAAAGGAGTTTGAGGCTGAGGCAAAGAGAAAGGCTGAGGAGATAGTGAGGGAGGCTGAAAGTCTCAAACAGCAGCAGGAGATAATAATAGAGAAAGAGATACTGAAGAGAAAACAGGAGCTTGAAAAAGAGCTTAAATCTGAGAGGGAAGAGCTGCAGAACCTTGAAAAAACACTGATGAGCAGAGAGGCTCAGCTTGAGAAAAGGCTTGCAAGACTTGAACACAGGGAAGAGGAACTTGATAAAAAATGGGATGAGATCAAAAAGCTTGAAGAGGAGATAAGATCAATACAGAAAGAGATTGAGGAGAAAGAGGCAAAACTAAAAGCTGCAGAAGAACAGTACATGTTAGAGCTCCAGAGAATAGCGTCTATGACAAAGGAAGAGGCAAGAGAGGAGCTTTTAAGAAAGGTTGAAGAGGAAGCTAAACTTGAAGCAGCAAAACTTATGAAGGAGATTGAAGAAGAGGCAAGAAAAGAGGCAGAGAAGGAGGCTAAATGGAATCTTGTTACAGCTATACAGAGACTTGCTCCAGAGATAACAACATCTCACACAATATCCGTAGTTGATCTCCCAAGTAACGATCTCAAAGGAAGGATTATAGGAAGGGAAGGTAGAAATATAAGAGCCTTTGAGATGGAAACAGGGGTTGATCTTATAATAGACGACACTCCAGACATAGTAACAATATCCTCATTTGATCCATTAAGAAGGGAGATAGCAAAAAGATCCCTTGAGAGACTTATAGCGGACGGAAGAATACATCCAGGAAGGATTGAGGAGATCGTTACTAAAGTAAAGGATGAGATGGAATCACACATAAGAAAGCTTGGTGAGGAGACATGTCTTGAGCTTGGATTTACAGATGTTCACCCTGAACTTTTCTACTACATAGGAAAGCTTTACTACAGAACATCCTATACACAGAACGTTCTTCTCCACACAAAAGAGGTTGCACACCTTGCAGGTATAATGGCTGCTGAGCTTGGTTTAGATGAGAAGGCTGCCAAGAGAGGTGGTCTTATGCATGATGTTGGAAAATCAATCTCACATGAGGTTGGTGGATCACACTCAAAGGTAGGTGCTGAACTTGCTAAAAGATACGGTGAGCCTGATGTTGTTATAAACGCTATCCTTTATCACCACAATGACGAACCTGCAAGATATCCTGAGGCTGTTCTGGTTGCAGCTGCTGACGCACTTTCAGCAGCAAGACCTGGAGCAAGAAGGGAAGCTCTCCAGTCTTATATAAACAGACTTGAGAAGATTGAGGCTATAGTTAACTCGTTTGAGAATGTTGAAAAATCATTCGCTATACAGGCAGGAAGGGAAGTAAGAATAATAGTTAACGCCGAAAAGCTCTCAGATGAAGAGGCTTACATGCTCACAAAGGAGATAGCAAAGAGAATAGAAAAAGAGGTTGAGTTCCCGGGTCAGATAAAGATAACAACAATAAGAGAATCAAGATTTATTGAGGTTGCAAAATAG
- the metF gene encoding methylenetetrahydrofolate reductase [NAD(P)H], which produces MKIGEILKHINTSISFEFFPPKTPEGEDQLFRTIKDLEKLNPTFVSVTYGAGGSTRERTIRVVKRIHEQCNLTVMAHLTCIGHSKKEIYDILKGYKDIGIQNILALRGDIPQGQEESFVFPPDGCRYANELVSFIREQFGDYFSIGVAAYPEGHPESPSLEKDIYYFKKKVEAGAEFAITQMFFDNSYFYRYMDLLSKEGINIPVIPGIMPITNFRQIEKFAVMCGATIPKDLVEKLEKVENSPEEVAKIGIDYATEQCEDLLKNGVKGLHFYTLNKSKATVEIYRRIKDLIK; this is translated from the coding sequence ATGAAGATAGGAGAGATATTAAAACATATCAATACGAGCATATCATTTGAGTTCTTTCCTCCAAAAACACCTGAAGGTGAGGATCAGCTATTTAGAACGATCAAAGATCTTGAAAAACTGAATCCAACATTTGTATCCGTTACGTACGGTGCAGGTGGAAGCACAAGGGAGAGAACCATAAGGGTAGTTAAAAGGATTCATGAGCAGTGTAACCTTACTGTTATGGCCCATCTAACATGCATAGGACATTCTAAAAAGGAGATCTACGATATTCTTAAAGGTTACAAAGATATAGGAATACAGAACATACTGGCATTAAGAGGAGATATACCACAGGGGCAGGAAGAGAGTTTTGTCTTCCCACCTGATGGATGCAGATACGCAAATGAGCTTGTATCATTTATAAGAGAACAGTTCGGTGATTATTTCAGTATAGGCGTTGCTGCATATCCTGAAGGTCACCCTGAAAGTCCATCACTTGAGAAGGATATATACTACTTCAAAAAAAAGGTTGAGGCCGGAGCTGAGTTTGCAATAACACAGATGTTTTTTGATAACAGCTATTTCTACAGGTATATGGACCTGTTAAGTAAAGAAGGCATAAACATTCCTGTCATACCGGGAATAATGCCTATAACTAACTTCAGACAGATTGAGAAGTTTGCTGTGATGTGCGGTGCAACAATCCCTAAAGATCTTGTTGAAAAACTTGAGAAGGTTGAGAACAGTCCAGAGGAAGTAGCAAAGATAGGTATAGATTATGCAACAGAGCAGTGTGAGGATCTTCTAAAAAACGGTGTTAAAGGACTGCATTTTTATACATTAAATAAATCAAAGGCCACTGTTGAGATATACAGGAGAATAAAAGATCTGATAAAGTAA
- a CDS encoding (2Fe-2S) ferredoxin domain-containing protein, translating to MSAEFKHVFVCLQRKPPGMPNCGEKGADMIFQKFQEELMMKNLFDKMAVTPTGCMGPCMMGPTVVVYPDAVWYGNVKPEDVPEIIEKHILGGEPVERLVTSKGKPPATF from the coding sequence ATGTCAGCTGAGTTTAAGCATGTTTTTGTCTGCCTTCAGAGAAAACCACCTGGAATGCCTAACTGTGGTGAGAAAGGTGCAGACATGATATTCCAGAAGTTTCAGGAAGAGCTTATGATGAAAAACCTGTTTGATAAAATGGCCGTTACACCAACTGGATGTATGGGTCCATGTATGATGGGTCCAACTGTTGTTGTGTATCCTGATGCTGTCTGGTACGGAAACGTAAAGCCTGAGGATGTTCCTGAGATTATTGAGAAACATATACTCGGTGGAGAGCCCGTAGAAAGACTCGTAACATCAAAAGGAAAACCACCTGCAACATTTTAG
- the yajC gene encoding preprotein translocase subunit YajC: protein MQGDPVGGLISAIIWMVLLIAIFYFLLYRPQQQQRKKHEEFLKNLKKGEKVITSGGIIGEIKSIDEKTVSLKISEGTIIKVLKTAISTYYQEEEKKD from the coding sequence ATGCAAGGAGATCCTGTAGGCGGACTTATCAGTGCAATAATATGGATGGTACTTCTCATAGCAATATTCTACTTCCTTCTGTACAGACCACAGCAACAGCAGAGAAAGAAGCATGAGGAGTTTCTAAAAAATCTTAAAAAAGGTGAAAAGGTTATAACATCCGGTGGAATAATAGGTGAGATAAAATCTATAGATGAAAAAACAGTTTCCCTGAAAATATCAGAAGGAACAATAATTAAGGTTCTCAAAACAGCAATATCAACATACTACCAGGAAGAAGAGAAAAAAGATTAG
- the rplT gene encoding 50S ribosomal protein L20, with product MRVKGPSSKKHKKKILKLAKGYYGAKHRSFRRAKEQVLRSLQYEYRDRRLRKREFRRLWIQRINAAARLNGLSYSQFMHGLKLAGIDLNRKMLADIAVADPETFTKLAEKAKEAISQKSAA from the coding sequence ATGAGAGTAAAAGGACCATCATCAAAGAAGCATAAAAAGAAGATATTAAAGTTAGCGAAAGGATACTACGGAGCAAAACACAGATCTTTTAGAAGAGCTAAAGAACAGGTTTTAAGATCTCTACAGTATGAGTACAGAGACAGAAGATTAAGAAAAAGAGAGTTCAGAAGACTGTGGATACAGAGAATAAATGCTGCTGCAAGACTTAACGGTCTTTCTTACAGCCAGTTTATGCATGGTCTCAAACTTGCAGGTATAGATCTTAACAGAAAGATGCTTGCTGATATAGCTGTAGCTGATCCTGAAACATTCACAAAGCTTGCAGAAAAGGCAAAGGAAGCTATATCACAGAAATCAGCAGCATAG
- the pheT gene encoding phenylalanine--tRNA ligase subunit beta produces MRVPYSWIKEFIDIDIPAEEVVERLNTTGIEAVCETFGEYIEGIVTVKILSVKKHPERDKLLVCEATDGHKVYQVVTGADNVKEGSTVILAKEGSVIKGIKITKRNFGSIQSEGMFLSLEELGISEKSEGVLILPDDIKPGEDPNRILGLGDEKIIEIEITPNRGDALSVRGLAREIGAIFGIKRKEVFPVISIAEEIIPEIFVNSERCTRYRGIIIKDVNIRPSPFHIQLKLIKSGMNPINNVVDITNYILLQEGQPLHAFDLDKIEGAVYVRNAREGEKIVTLDGEEKQLKETDLVIADDKKVIAIAGVIGGDNTKVDSNTKNILLEAAVFDSISVRKTAKRLAVSTDSSYRFERGVDIQNLPNAQDKAVELILKTAGGKAVGEKDIYPDPYRPEKIKLREKTVERILGVSIPKEECSDLLNRLEIPTEIEEDGTVSQIPSFRAFDLKREIDLVEEVGRLKGFDTFGEKYPRVSVESFRKSDEYLFELRTRDFLKDNGLDEVVTYTFVGEEIFNILGIPVPVIRIENYLLKTQSVMRDNLAVSLIGVFQENLRHQIKDLSVFEISSAFFEEYEEIRVGLLLSGRYIKGFNFTRDDQRFSTTDKWNFLKVKGLINSYLRSIGLKDVRYIPSDLPYLNPYESADIYINDQYVGYIGKIHPEKADRLEIPKETYIAELKLRYVPRDINDSSLKEGYLFTLYKNAEIPVFRELPKYPSVKRDLAFEVAENLQIDKLINVLNRSSELIDKVELFDIYYISSDRKSVALSVEFRAEDRSLSDEEVNKEVELVIQKMKEEIPDLKLRQ; encoded by the coding sequence ATGAGAGTTCCTTACTCATGGATAAAGGAGTTTATTGATATAGATATTCCTGCTGAGGAAGTTGTAGAGAGGCTGAACACTACAGGTATAGAGGCTGTATGTGAGACTTTTGGCGAGTATATTGAAGGGATAGTAACTGTAAAGATACTCTCTGTAAAGAAACATCCAGAAAGGGATAAACTCCTCGTATGTGAAGCTACAGACGGTCATAAGGTATACCAGGTAGTCACAGGTGCTGATAATGTAAAAGAGGGCAGTACAGTAATCCTTGCTAAAGAAGGTTCTGTAATAAAAGGAATAAAGATAACAAAAAGGAATTTCGGTTCTATCCAGTCTGAAGGTATGTTCCTCTCACTTGAGGAGCTTGGAATATCTGAAAAATCGGAAGGTGTTCTTATACTCCCAGATGATATCAAGCCCGGCGAAGACCCAAACAGGATACTTGGACTTGGTGATGAGAAGATAATAGAGATTGAGATAACACCAAACAGGGGAGATGCTTTAAGTGTTAGAGGTCTTGCAAGGGAGATAGGCGCTATATTCGGTATAAAAAGAAAGGAAGTATTCCCTGTTATATCAATAGCTGAAGAGATCATTCCTGAGATATTTGTAAACTCAGAAAGATGTACCAGATACAGAGGTATCATAATAAAGGATGTCAATATCAGACCATCTCCTTTCCATATTCAGCTTAAGCTTATAAAATCAGGAATGAACCCTATAAACAACGTTGTTGATATAACAAACTACATACTTCTCCAGGAAGGTCAGCCTTTACATGCATTTGATCTTGACAAGATAGAAGGGGCTGTTTATGTAAGGAATGCAAGGGAAGGTGAAAAAATAGTTACACTGGATGGTGAGGAAAAACAGCTCAAAGAGACTGACCTTGTTATAGCTGATGATAAAAAAGTTATAGCCATCGCAGGTGTTATAGGTGGTGATAACACAAAAGTTGACAGCAACACAAAGAACATACTTTTAGAGGCAGCTGTATTTGACAGTATATCTGTAAGGAAAACAGCAAAAAGACTTGCTGTATCAACAGATTCTTCATACAGATTTGAAAGGGGTGTTGATATACAGAACCTTCCTAACGCCCAGGATAAAGCTGTTGAGCTCATACTTAAAACAGCAGGTGGAAAGGCTGTAGGAGAAAAGGATATCTATCCAGATCCTTACAGACCAGAGAAGATAAAACTCAGAGAGAAGACTGTTGAGAGAATACTGGGCGTATCCATTCCTAAGGAGGAATGTTCAGATCTTTTAAACAGACTTGAGATACCCACAGAGATAGAGGAGGATGGAACGGTATCCCAGATACCATCATTCAGGGCTTTTGATCTAAAAAGGGAGATAGACCTTGTTGAAGAGGTAGGAAGACTGAAAGGTTTTGATACTTTCGGTGAGAAATACCCGAGGGTATCCGTTGAGAGCTTCAGAAAAAGTGACGAGTATCTGTTTGAGCTGAGAACAAGGGATTTCCTCAAGGATAATGGTCTTGATGAGGTAGTAACATACACATTTGTAGGAGAAGAGATATTCAATATCCTCGGAATTCCTGTACCTGTGATAAGAATAGAGAACTACCTTTTAAAAACACAGAGTGTGATGAGAGATAACCTCGCAGTAAGTCTTATCGGTGTCTTTCAGGAGAATTTAAGACACCAGATAAAGGATCTGTCAGTCTTTGAGATCTCATCAGCTTTCTTTGAGGAATACGAAGAAATAAGGGTAGGATTACTTCTCTCAGGAAGGTATATAAAAGGCTTTAATTTCACGAGAGATGATCAGAGATTCTCAACAACAGATAAGTGGAACTTCCTTAAAGTTAAAGGTCTTATTAACAGCTACTTAAGATCAATAGGATTAAAAGATGTAAGATATATCCCTTCTGATCTTCCTTATCTGAACCCTTATGAATCTGCTGATATATACATAAATGATCAGTATGTAGGTTATATAGGAAAGATCCATCCTGAAAAGGCAGACAGACTTGAGATACCAAAGGAAACATATATAGCTGAACTAAAACTTAGATATGTTCCAAGGGATATAAACGACAGCTCTCTTAAGGAAGGATACCTCTTCACACTTTATAAAAATGCTGAAATACCAGTATTTAGAGAGCTACCTAAATACCCCTCAGTTAAAAGGGATCTTGCATTTGAGGTTGCAGAAAATCTTCAGATAGATAAATTAATAAATGTTTTAAACAGAAGCTCTGAACTGATTGATAAGGTGGAGCTTTTTGATATTTACTACATATCCAGTGACAGAAAGAGTGTTGCTCTTTCTGTTGAGTTCAGAGCTGAGGACAGGAGCTTATCTGACGAAGAGGTAAATAAAGAGGTTGAGCTTGTTATACAGAAAATGAAGGAAGAGATTCCTGATCTAAAACTTAGACAGTAG